tttaagcattaaattcgtttataatattaaatgcaaatttctaattatagaaactttaacatgtgccctatatgcacatgttaacagcaCCCTTATGTTTATCATTTCCACTCTTTTATCAAGTTCAGTAAGTTGTGCCTTTGGAATTTCACATACTTGATATAGCAACAGTTATTCTACTAATTATCTAGTTATTTCACTTGAATTGTTTAGATCATGATATGAGTATTACCTCCCATGACTATTTTCATGTCATCTGTATAGGGTGGTGCCTCTTCCAGCTCGAGTGGCTTTCATGTCAATGGGTtcaatattttggaatttttaccTATCATCAACTATGAACAAGTAAAATACATGCAGACTCTACAAGTAATTTGCATTGTTTAAATTTTTACAATGAGGTATGTTATCTATGTGAAATTATTTTCCACCTTCATGATTTGATTGGTTATACACTTATACTTGTACTTGGGCTATAACATCAACCCTTATCCTGTATTTTTGCAGATTAATTAACAGTCTAGTTCTCTGCAAAAGATTTTACACTCTGAAAGCTGTCGACATTGAAGAATGGCTATGCTCTTTCTTCTCTGCAGACAAATGTAAAATCAAACTCTCTTTTATATAAAAGATGATTGTGCAGGTGCTAGCTTTCCAATTAGGAATTACATTTGGGATAATGAGTACATTCTTATGGATGATTGTTGAATCTGATTATTAAATAGAATGTTCTTCGATATATTACAATACTTGTTGGAACTTTCACTACTGTTCCGGTGTAGCACATTGCATTGCATGTGGTTAAAAAAGGGGAGCCCCTGGAGCCAATTTTGTTCCCTTTTGTTTAGTAATGTAATCGAGCATTTTGTAATCAATTACTTGATTCAGTAAAGAGAATTTCCATCAAATGTTATCGACtaaaattattgtttattacTTAGTTTGCAgaaatcaaatttcaaatattaatcTTTTCATTTACTTCTAATCCAATCTATCTGAATGTATTTCGTAATACTCCTACTAAATGCATGATATATTATACGATCTTCATTCCAAAAAATGAGTTATTTTAAAATGTGGATGTCTAAAGTTATGTTGAGGAGTGTAGGAAGTCCCTCCAGAAGTAAAAGACCCATAATTGAAGGATAGCTTGTAGTCAATTAATCCCAAAATGCAAAAAGCAATGAATCTAGAACACgtcaaaattgaatttgaatcgAAATGAACTTGATAGGTAGTTAAAATGTCTAGTGCAATGTAGTTATAGTTGTTGAAGAATGATCTTGTAGTCAATTATGCTTTTCACAAACGACTGAGGTGCCCTTTTCCATATACTAGTCTAGTTTACTCAATTCATTACATTTTTTAGTAAACCAAAGACATTCTTCGCGCGTAACAGCAAAGACTAATCACTTTGAGGTAattgagatccatttaagggatTGACCTCTCCCAAACAAATGCTTCTCCATACGCATCggccggggatcgaacccaagaccAAATAGTTAAGGGAcacaagtatctaccacttgtgccacactatgttggtgattcattatattatataatttgtCACGTGttcttaaacaaaatttcaaattgtcATACAAATCTACATCTGTTGTCAGTGTGTACTTTGAAAATGAAGATACATTGTATCCATGTATATTATTGTTAGATTTTGTAACTAATGACACCAAAACGAGaatgtaatttttattgacCAATTAGAATTGCCTCCCAGGATCTATAATTGTCTTAAAAAGTCTGATATACATACATTATTGGAACTTTTGAATAAGAGTCAAGAAGACCTTATGAAAATTGAACATTTTCGCGTAGAAGAtgttcaaaatatattaaacatttTACAAATCGACAAGCATTTTGCATAAATTTGCAATCcactggatttttttttcatctttcattaaaaaaaagaaaggtagACATGGGTATAGGAAAATGGTTATTCCTTGCCCCCTTTATTCCACTATTTTCTATGttaatttctatatttctatattaaagaaaaaaatttggaatagAGAATCCATACCAAAGTTGGAATAGTGGTATCTATTTTTATCTCAAACATTGAGGTCAGTAACATTGATGAACTTGATAAGGGTGCGGAAAGAGAGGGATTCGAACCCTCGGTAAACAAAAAGCCTACATAGCAGTTCCAATGCTACGCCTTGAACCACTCGGCCATCTCTCCTACATAATGATTATGTCCCTAAACCAAGTCAATAGCGAGGCATTCTTATTCCATTTGCGTAGGCGCACtcaattaatttaattgaaactaaaaaaaagaaagaaattatttttttttttttaaacccttACTTCGAGGCCTGCCGTAGGATAAAGTAATTTGATTAATAAGTCCATTTTTACGTTATCTCGTACTGTATTGTATAATTCCTTTGTTTGGGGATTCTTTTATCACgcgataaaaaaaaatgaaattatagaATGGATTGCTACCCATGACTAGATCTCGGATAAATGGAAATTTTATTGATAAGACCTTTACCATTGTAGCCAACATCTTATTACGAATAATTCCGACAACTTCTGGAGAAAGGGAGGCATTCACTTATTACAGAGATGGTGCgatttgattctttttttttttaccgatcTCAGTCTTAGGAGAAAAATACATTCTTCGGAGAGAAAgcaaaaaattttgaaaaaaaaaacctacgcTTGCTGAAGGTGAAATTGGGAAATAAAGTAATTAATCCCTTCTGTCGTGTATTCCCGATTAATGCAGCCTCATATGCTTCCATTTAGGTTTTTAGTATTAAGCGAAAGGTTATACCTATGCGCCAGTTGCAGCATCTTAACTGCCGACTTATTTTGACGAATTTCTTCAGAAAGATTGTGGTTAAGTTAAAACGACTAGATCATTTGGTTGAAAAAGGCAAagttatataaattattaatccTCAAAGCAACTTcgtgtttaatttgtttaatacATGTGCCAAATCACCTTTTATGTGAcagtatgatgaaattttattaGTACGACACTACAAACATAATCCTCAAGCATATATAGAGATGTTACAAAAACCCTTCCAAGGAAACTACCAAATATTCTGAGAACGGGTGACAAGCCGTCTTCTTTTATACCAACGGCAGATACAAATTATGGCAATGAAAGTGAAAAACATGATTCTGAAAGCCAAAGCTGATTTTAGGGCATATCACAGACCTATACAAGCAAAACATTGAATCAGAACTTGAAATGATAATCCTACATTTTTAAAAGTTCGAGCATGCAAGGTTCAGATTACATCAACTACAAGAAAAAAAGTACAACTTTGGTAACCACCACTAAATATCGTGCATAATTGTTTTTGGATTCTGTAGTTATCACATCATGACTCATCTCCtgctgaaaataaaaaagtagcGAAGAACACATTATAGACTGCCTAGTATACAAAATGATAATAGTCCTAAGATAAACAAGTTTCCATGTTAATAACAAGTAGTCTACTCAACAGAAGTTCTCCTACACTGTATGATGCAAGCAAATCAGGAAATAAAATGCAGCACAGCAATGTGGTCACAGTTCTTTTCCAATTCCAGACAAATGATAATTGTTTTCAAGATGCATAAACACTGGACAATATGATTCAGCGAGAAACATAGAGAATAAAATAACCCACACTGTAAATTAAGAAATATTTTGCATAACATACAAAGTCAGGAGCACACAACTGGCTCTAAAAACCTAAACAATACCAAATAATTAGTTacagaaaaattatttctagtAGCAGCAACAAAATCTTTTGTTTAAAGCTCAACAAATCACAGGAAGTTTCAGCATCCACTTTTGCTTCCTGATCTTCAAATAGTCTGCATTAGGCCTACAAGCAAAAAGAATGTGTATGGTCTCACTAAATCAATCACTAAATGATTTAGTTGGgtgtttgttatttttaggGAGGGGGTTTAGGTGACAAGCGCGGTAGGAAATAAACTAATCCATCAATCATTGGTACAGGATTAGCACAATTATGGAAAAGTAGTGTCAAGGTTCAAATCGACAAACTGCCTTGTGCCTTTGATTATGGTGATACTAGATTATGTATATATCTAAGTGCATCATCACCATATATTAAACCTCTCATTCATAAGAACCGAAAGAAAACATACCCGAAAAATTAATTGTAGAAAGAACATCAACGAATCCTAGAGATGCTTAGCTACCTAATTCAAAATTAAACCAATCGTCAGGAAATTAAAACAGAGAGAAACTAGCAGGCCCAAAGAGAACGGCCACACAAAAGAGACATTTTCTTCAAACCCTAATTCTACTACCGTTTACTAAATCTCATTCTAAGAAATCTTAATATTAAAGATGCCAAGTAACACGAAAGAGAATAACATTTAAGTTAGTTGTGAACTTTAGAGTAAAAAAGTTCATATGCATTCATTGATCAATCTTCGGCTGTTATCGTATGATAAaattatggcttaattagtaaaatggtcccttaaagacatttttggtttcttaTTGgacccttaaagaaaaaaaggtttgaaTTGGTCCCTTCCTTAAAGACTTCTCCGTTAAACATTTTGGTCTTTCCGTCCATTTTTACCATAAATCGTTAAATTGTGTACAGGTGGCACTATTGTTGTGTATGGTGAGTCAATATACTTAGTGGTACACCATAAaccttaataatattttagttttatccGTTTGATATTTTGACAAAACTAAAACCATTAGATCTTATTGGTCTATTATATCTAATAGTGAATTACcaacatatgatattttttccttttattcatcttcttcctcaaacCCAGATCttgcatctttcttttttcttttttttccatcgattaaaggaaaaaaaggtACTGTCAATTTCATATGTTCCTTTGCCAATTTCTTCCCATCTTCCGCCGTCAATTCATACTTGGGCAATTTCTCAGAaagcataaattttttattgctATTCCAGGAAGCTCGATTTGCGTTCCATTTGCGTTCCATCTTCCGCTCGATTTGCGTTCCAGGAAGCTCGTGATCGTGTTTGcgtttttgtgttttgttttgtgggGATGGCGAATCTGGGAtctgtggtggtggtggtggtggtgttgaagaatatgaaattgGGTGTTGATTTTGAGATTGGGTgttgaagaatatgaaattgGGTGTTGAAGAATATGAAAATGGGTGTTGATTTTGAGATTTATTTTTTCTGggtttgttttgaaattttagggTTGAATTAATGATAAAGTTATGAAGAACATGAAGAAGGaatgaaggaagaagatgaaggaatgATGAAGGATGAAGAACACGATGGTGCACTGTTATATCCGGTGGACATTCAAAATCTaatggtttatttttcttcaaaaatatctgatggttaagattaaaaaatgtattgagGTATACGGTGGACCACCTACAATGTTGGTACACCTAATAAATTAACGATAGGGACCAATGTGACAAATGGTAATATtaataagggaccaatctggaccatattttctttaagggaccattatgaaacttaaaatgtcttttaagggaccaaaagaataattaagcctaaaattaTCACAAACATAAACAAGACACGAAATAAAGTTCGTACTCAATTATCATTCGATGTGCACCTCATTTACAATCCTGAGTAGTCAAATCCGAAACAATAACCAATTGTAAGtaattcatttttgtttgtGCAGAATCAACAATGCTACTAAACCAAAATAATCGAAATTACATATAAAcacattgaatttaaaaaaagcATTCACTAATTTGATTGATAATACCTTCTGAAAGCCAAGCGTAGTTGCGGTTAGAAAGGGAAAGCATTGAAGTCATGAGTGCAGAAGCAGTAACCGTGTGGTAAGGCATCATCGATTCCACGCAAAAACTCAATTCAACAGGTGACCTAATCAAAGAGGCCAAAATTATCGATAGAGAATTTGGAAAATGAAAACAATGCGTTGATAGGTTTATCGATTATTACCTGAAAATGGATTGCGATGGCGAAAGAGGTTTATTGGAGGCCATGCGGAATGGAGAACGAGCTGGTTTAGCTTCGGAGGCAACACGAAACGCTGATCTGGTTGAAGAACATGATCGGAATATTGATCTAGCGGCGGTGGAGGCCATTTTCGTGATCGGAATTGTTGAGATAAGTGTAGGGTTTTTTGCAGAGTCCAAAACCCTGATTGAAGGAGAAACTTTTCTCTGTATCTGTTTCTTGGCCGTTGGGCTTGGACCTTGGCCCACTGTAATCCAAACTTCAAGAGAATTTCTTCTGGCCCATAAGTTTCTCGTGcacttattttcaattttacttttcTACTACTAACAGACTTTATAAAAATGTTGAAACTATCATCCGCTACTTATGTAACGGATCAGTGGTCAAGTCTGCGGCATCAGTCGAAGATCTGTCAAGTGACCAGTTTTGATTGCCACTTGTATGGCCATGGCACTGACCAATGAGagttttacttttcttttcattattttttagttagtttagtttatgttagtttttgtcATTTCATTTTTAAACAGTCCGATGGTCCGTCGACGGTTACTCATATTGATTCCACTGGTGTTCTTTGGTCATCATGGCTAGGAACAATATGGTAATCGACAATGAACTTTTCATGGTCAAATTAGGAACAATATGACTAACAAA
This portion of the Trifolium pratense cultivar HEN17-A07 linkage group LG3, ARS_RC_1.1, whole genome shotgun sequence genome encodes:
- the LOC123913617 gene encoding protein NUCLEAR FUSION DEFECTIVE 6, mitochondrial-like isoform X6; translation: MASTAARSIFRSCSSTRSAFRVASEAKPARSPFRMASNKPLSPSQSIFRSPVELSFCVESMMPYHTVTASALMTSMLSLSNRNYAWLSEGLMQTI
- the LOC123913617 gene encoding protein NUCLEAR FUSION DEFECTIVE 6, mitochondrial-like isoform X3, coding for MASTAARSIFRSCSSTRSAFRVASEAKPARSPFRMASNKPLSPSQSIFRSPVELSFCVESMMPYHTVTASALMTSMLSLSNRNYAWLSEGS
- the LOC123913617 gene encoding protein NUCLEAR FUSION DEFECTIVE 6, mitochondrial-like isoform X4, which translates into the protein MASTAARSIFRSCSSTRSAFRVASEAKPARSPFRMASNKPLSPSQSIFRSPVELSFCVESMMPYHTVTASALMTSMLSLSNRNYAWLSEGL
- the LOC123913617 gene encoding protein NUCLEAR FUSION DEFECTIVE 6, mitochondrial-like isoform X1, with product MASTAARSIFRSCSSTRSAFRVASEAKPARSPFRMASNKPLSPSQSIFRSPVELSFCVESMMPYHTVTASALMTSMLSLSNRNYAWLSEAGDES
- the LOC123913617 gene encoding protein NUCLEAR FUSION DEFECTIVE 6, mitochondrial-like isoform X2, with the protein product MASTAARSIFRSCSSTRSAFRVASEAKPARSPFRMASNKPLSPSQSIFRSPVELSFCVESMMPYHTVTASALMTSMLSLSNRNYAWLSEGDES
- the LOC123913617 gene encoding protein NUCLEAR FUSION DEFECTIVE 6, mitochondrial-like isoform X5 — encoded protein: MASTAARSIFRSCSSTRSAFRVASEAKPARSPFRMASNKPLSPSQSIFRSPVELSFCVESMMPYHTVTASALMTSMLSLSNRNYAWLSEGL